TGTTTGAAGGTCTCGTTATCGTGTCGCCATAGACCGTGGACCACAGGTAATAGGCAACAGCCACCAGCACCAACTTCAATACGAACAATACGAACAATACGAAAAACTCTGCTACTAACCCAAAATTAAAACCTATCAGTAGAAGTAGGCGCTGTCGTTTATTACCCTGATTTAGTAGTTGCTCCAAGTTGTTAGTTCCTTCAGTGATTAGGGAATTGTGAGAAGAGGGGTGTTAATCCACTCAATTCTTAAATCATTGATGGAGGAATCTGCACATGGCAAGTACTGGACTGAACAAGTGGATTGTCAGTGGAAATTTAGCAGCTGATGCACAGATGAAAACTGTTGAGCTGCGGAATGGAGAGAAGGCAAAGCTTGCTGAAGCCACTCTTTATGTACGCAAAACCCGCAGCCGGGATGAGTCGTTTACTGTCAAACTTAGTATTTGGGAGAAGTCGTATGCTTGGCGCAAGCTTCCTTACTTAAAAAAGGGCTCACTTATCATCTGTACGGGGAGTGTTGAGCCAAATCCGTATATGTCGAGTAATGGGAATGCCCCCAGAGCAGGCTTGGAGATGACTGTTCTGGACGTTGACCTAGATATTGTGCGGGGCTTAGATGATGAAGAGACAAACGGTGATGAGTTGGATATTAAGAACGGAATGAATGAAGCAATAAATAGTGAGACGCAAGCCTTAACACCAATTAGTAAGTAAGTGACACGATCCTGAAATGGAGCTTGGTTTCTGATAGAGCGTCCTGTTGCCCCCTGCTTCTTAAGATTTAGTTTCTACAGTTTCAACGAAAAGACCCTGGTATGGACCAGGGCAATAGTAATTCACAACTGAATTCCTTTTGGTGATTTAATTGTGAAAAGCGTAGGTGGTTAGCTGTTTCCTTGAGCAACCACCTCTTGTAATTTTGTGCGAAATTCTCCTTTTGGGTGTGCCCCTTTCACTTCACCTAGAATTTTGAACTCTGCTTCAGGTGCTTCACAGATGAGGTAGGTGGGCCAACCCATTTCAGCCTTATCAGGATACTGAGTCAGCAAGATTTTACGATATTTTCGATAGGTTGCCGTGTCTTGCATTTTGACATCCACGAAGGACAGTCCTAACTCTTCAGCTACTTTCTGGTCATAGAATGACATTTTGTGGCAAAGCCCACAATCTTCTGAGGAAAATTTGATTACTGCTAAGCTCATAAGCCAGATTGTCATGGTTACTACTTTCTATGAGCGTGACAAGAATGTGGAGCAAGAACAACCCCCTTTAGCAAATTGCTACAAAGGAGGGGGATTGATAGGGACGGTTTTCTTTGTAGGGGGTGGAGGAAGATGGGTTGGCCGCGGGTCAGTGTGATTATTCCGAGCTATAACTGCGATCGATACTTGGGGCAGGCGATCGACAGCGTTTTGCATCAAACCTTTACCGACTATGAAGTGATTGTGATTGATGACGGCTCAACTGATAACACTGCAGCAGTATTAGAGCACTATGGCGATCGAATTCGAGCAGTGCGGCAGAAAAATCAGGGTGTTGCTCTAGCACGAAATCATGGGATTGGCTTGGCACAGGGCGAGTGGATTGCTTTTCTGGATGCAGATGATTTTTTCTTTCCCGACAAACTAGCAGCACAGATTGCAGTTGTTGAGGCAGAGCCAACATTGGGCATTGTTCATAGTGGGTGGCAGAGGGTTGATGCCGAGGGTAATGTGCTGATGACTGTAGAACCCTGGCAGCAGATCCCAAAGCTGACACTGGAGAGCTGGCTGCGCTGGAAACCTGTTCTTCCTAGTGCTATGTTATTTCGACGAGAATGGCTGGTGCAATCGGGCGGATTTGATGCACGGTTTCCTCCTGCGGAAGATACAGAGCTTGTTTTGCGACTGGCGAGACTGGGCTGCGAATCAGCTTGGCTGCCTCAGGTTACAGTGGGCTATCGGCAGCATCCAGGGAGCGCCATGCATAAAGGACTGCCTCAAGCAAAATCATTGGCGGCAGTCATCGAGGACTTCTTTGCCCAGCCCGACTTACCTGAGTCGATTCGTCTGCAAGAGAACAGCGTCCGCTATCACACTCTTGTCTGGATTGCCTGGTATCTTCACTACACTGGGCATCCGAATGAGATGGTCATGTTTTTGCAGCAGGCATGGCACAAGTCGCCCTATCCGTTAATGGAGGCGATCGTGCATTGGGCAGACAGTTTTACAGCCTTCTCCCAGAGTTGGGGGCATCTATTTGATGCAGAGGTGTTAGCACGATCGGCAGAATGGCAAGATTTGGTGAGATGGTTGTGGCAGCAGTCGAGTATTAGGGGTCAGAAGAGTTAGGGGGCAATTTGAGAGTTGGCGTGGTCTGCGCGAAATTCTTGGATAAGTCTGGCATAGGTTTTAGACGGTCGATCGCCCAAGTGATCTTCTGCCAGTCGATCGCTGTTTTGAGTGAAGTCAATGCTGAATAGCCCAAAGCGAGGTGTGTATGATCCCCACTCGTAGTTATCGGTGAGTGACCAGTGTAAATAGCCCACCATTGGGACGGATTCTCTTAACAGGCGTCGAACTTGCTGAACATGTGCCTCTAAAAACTCACTGCGGCGCAGTTGATCCGTCCGATGAGTTGCAATGCTATTGTCAGGTTTGCGGCGGAGCGCCATGCCATTTTCACCAATAAGGACAGGGGCATTACCTAAGTCTTCAGAGTAGTATTTGCAGAAGAAGTGTAGCCCTTCCGGGAGGCTGCGCCAATCCCACCATTTACTGGTGATGCCGCTCATTGCCCAAGCGCGAGGGTCTTTCGTTTTGAACTCGAAATCGGAGAAGGAAGGGAGGCGAAAAATATGGGCGATGAACGGGTCATAGTAATCGATCGCCACATAGTCAAATACCTGAGGACGCGGCGAGAATTCTAGCTCTTGAAGGAACAAATTAAATTGCTGGATGTTGAATAAGCGATATCCAAGGCGGTTGGAACTCCAGTGCGCCAGTCGTCCCAGTTGGTAAGGCAGATCATGACGAAAGGGCAGCATGGCTTGTTTGAGTGCCGCTTCTAGCTGTCGGGCTTTGTCAGAAATATAGTCTTTGAGGTTTCTGAGCTTAACGGAATGCTGCCGCAGATCTAGCAAATCCCAGATGACCTTTTCTGACCAGTACAGATCGTTACAATAAGTGTTGAGTGAGACGCGCGGCGCTGTCCAGCCTTCTGCTTCGTATAGATCATGGATGCAGTTATAAGCGCGCACATGGGCTGTCAGCATATGGTTATATGCCTTTAATGCTGCGCCAAACCCGATCGCAGAACCGGGAAACTGCCGATTCAAATAGGTATTTGAGACAAGAATATTCGGTTCATTGATGGTGATGTACCAGTGGATGGGCGGCAATTGGTGATGTGCTGTAAGGCGGCGATTAACTCGCGTAACAGTGACGCGCACATATTCCACAAAAGGATCGATCGTTTCTTCAGAGAGCCAAGCATCTAGCCCTAGCCAAGCCGGATGTGTGAAGTGGTGCAGCGTTACAACAGGTTCCAGCCCAGCCCGACGACAAGCAGCAATTCGATCGGCATAGGCATCAAGAGCATTCCAGTCGAATGGGGGAGCAGTGCGCGATTGAGGATCGGTGCAGGGTTGAATCCGCGCCCACTCCAAACCCAGACGAAACGCATTTAGCCCCAGTTGCTGACAGAGTTGGAAATCTTCCTGATAGCGCGTCCAGAACTCCGTAGCAGAACCAGTTCGCATGACACTGCCCTTGGCTTCACTCCATGACCAATTATTTTGGGGTTGCCCAGAACCGTTGTAGCCGCCCTCGCTTTGATAGCCAGAGGTTGCCACGCCCCATAAGAAGGAATCTGTTGATTGAAAACTAGTCTGCATAGGGTTTTAGTCTGTTCGAGTCTTTAGGAATACAGTGAAACTGCCAATTGTTCAACACATATTCAGCAATATTCAGCGCAGCACGAGGCTGACCGATCGCCAAGCCTGCTTGTTTCATCTCTGCCAGTCGCTCTGGATGATTGAGCAAATATTGAACTGCTGGCGTCACCATTTCAAGTAGGCGTAGCTGCACCCCTGCCCCTGCTGCGGCAATCACATCGGCATTTTGTTCTTCCTGACCAGGAATGGGGTCAACAATAACCATCGGCGTACCACGTGCCAAAATTTCGCTGGTGATCAGTCCACCTGCTTTCGTAATGATGAGATCACTCGCCACAATCAAATCATCGACATAATCGATCGTACCCAATTTGCGAAGCACAGTTGTCGGAGTAGAGTCTAAGTCGACCACAGCATCTAGCAGATCGGCGTTGCGTCCGGCAGCCAGAATGATCACGCCTGCACCTGAAAATTCCAACAGGTTCGATAGCATTGCCCGTACTCGTCGGGGATTCAATCCACCACCAAACAGCGTAATGACCGATTGATCGATCGGTAAGTGATAGCGCGATCGGACTTCTGATGTAGATTTTGGCTTGGCACTTTCTAGCGTAATCGGAATCCCGGTGACATGCAGCAGGTCGGAATCGACGCCGCGCTGAATTAAAAAATTGGCACTCAGGTCATTCGGCAAAAAGTAGCCATTCACACCATAGTTAATCCAGGTGCTATGAGCGATTGTATCGGTGATTACAACGTACTGCGGTTTAGAGACTTCATCTTCTTTATCTAAAAGCTGCAATAGTCGACTGGGAATTTGCTGCACGCAAACTACAACATCAGGATTGGCTTTTCTGACAAAACGTCCCAGCTTACGAAAAAAAGGACGCTCTAACCTTGCCCAGGTTAAGTTACTGTCGAGCGATCGTTCCAGATCATTAACATCACTGCCTTCATAGAAAGCCTTGTATAAGAGAGGCGCTTTTTCACTCAGTTGCTCATAAAGCTGAGTAATCGCACTGCGATAGACCGTACTGGCGTAGGTGAGCGCATCTTCAATCAACACTTCTACTTCTGGAAAGTTGAGGAATGCCTTTTTAAGCGCTTTTGCAGCACTGACATGACCTGAGCCGAGCGAGGAATAAAGAATGAGGATCCTTGTCATGGGTATTCATCAACATTAAATTGCTGGGTGTCTGCATTAAGATTACTTTGGAAAATTTTCGTTATGCTAATGAAATCCAGACATATTTTATAACTACGATTTTATTTTCCTCATCACCGCCGAGTTACTATGTCTCAGCCTACTCGCTCTACCTGGGATGCTGGTCGCTTCCTGCAAACGTTAACCTATTTCGAAACAATTCCTGTTGTTAGCTGGCTGCAAAAGATGTTCTCAGGTTCTACTCCCCCAGTGCCACCTCAACCGCAAGCAGGAATTCTGTTTGATTTTAGTCAACCTACCGCTTCGCTTCACCAAGTTTGGGGGGCGTTGGATGATGTTGTCATGGGTGGCGTTAGTGCCAGTTCGTTGCAGTATCAGGAAGGGTTTGTTCTGTTTACGGGAAATGTCTCAACCGCAAATTCTGGTGGATTCGCCTCAATTCGGACACGCAATTTTGAACCACCTCTAAATTTGGCAGGTTATTCTGGTCTTTTGCTGCGGGTGCAAGGCGACGGACAACGCTACAAATTTCTGATCCGTGATGATGATAGCTGGGATAGCATTGCCTACTCCTATTCCTTCGATACAACAGCGAACCAAGAAATTATGGTTCAAATTCCTTTTGCAGCTACCATTCCTGTGTTTCGAGCTAAAACGCTGAATCCGGCTCGTCCGCTAGATCTAACTCACATCCGCTCGCTTCAGATGATGTTGAGCAAGTTTGAGTATGATGGCGGACTCAACCCCCATTTCTCGCCAGGTGAATTTTGTTTGCGGGTGAAGACGATCGGCGTGTATTAGAAGACTGTGGTTGGAGAACAAAGGAGAGGTTGGGATTAATTGAGATTAGTGATGGCAGGAGAAATTGCTAAGGTTACGGCACCCTTTTGCATTGCTTGAATATCTGCCTCTGTCCAGTCTTTTTTGTCCTGACAGTGATGAGCAACAAGCAGTCCCCACAGCCGCTTTGAGTTATCAGAATTGCCAATTAGAACAGGCACGACAAGATTTGCCCGAACATTCATACCGCGCAAAAAGTCGCGATGGCACTCTGCGATCGGCTCTACCTCAATATCAGGAATCGCTCGGACTCGCCCTTCAAAATACATTCTTGCGTAATCACCATTGAAGCACTCGTCTGGTCCAGTTTCTCCATAAACAGAGTATTTTGGATCACTGAGGGACTCAAAGGTAACTCGCCCCTTCCACTGACGGTAGAAGTAATACAGGACAACGCGATCGACTTTCAGGGTTTCTCGCAGATAAGAAGTGGTTTGTTGTACTAAAGTATCTCGCTCTAGGCTTTGGGATAGCCGACCGATCAGCTTTCTCAATCCCTGATCAAATGTTTTTGCTTCGGGAACCATATTGCGATTGAAACGATTTTGCACAGGCTTCTCTGACAATACGACATCAAGTAACTAATATTAGTTTACCTAAATTGAATTGTTTCAAGCTTGAGCAGCCAGAGACTGCGATCGGACTGAGTTTTGAAGCACTAAGCTTTAGAGCAGGCTGTTCAATTGTTGAATCAGTGGATCTTGTTGCTGCTGTTGAATTCGTTTATAGGATGCTGCTAACTCTGCAGCCACTTCATCCTCGACTGCTGCTGCTGCTAGTTTTGAGCGACAAGATTGTGCTTTTGCGTGATAGCGCTTTGATTGAAATAGTGTCATTGCTAATTCCTGCAACAGTGACTCGTTCAGCGGCATCCAACTGTTGTCAGGGTCACTAAGGAGTCGCTGCTTTGCTTTGCAACGAATAACTGCTCTTAAAGGTTGACTAGGGTGGGCGATATCCATAAACACGTATACTGCGGTGACGATGTTGCGAGTATACAATTTTAGGCTAACTCGACCCAACGATATGTAGACAGATTTCAGGATCTAACAAATTGGAGAGGTTTGACAGAGGTTATGTTGCAGCAAATCCCTCTTTAGTATGATGCAACTTGAACCAGAAGAACTTTGAAATAGGCAGCAGTCTGACCGTTTATATTCGCACTCACCTGAAGACGATAAGCACCCGGAGCGGATAAGGTGAGGTCACTCAGGATAGCAGAGTAAACTCCGTTTGGGCTAAGGGGAACGTTCGCTGCCATATCGCTAAGATAAACAACCTGCCCTATTCCCAAATGTTTTGCCCGACATTGTACTTCACAATTAACCCTTTGCACTTACAAGTTAGGAGGATTTAGGTCAGTAAAGCGAAGGCAGACCTTTAGGCTAAAGATTCAATTGATTCAATAATTGATCGCTTTTTTATACCTTCGATTGCAACTTCATTAACTAAGAAGATAGGGTATTACTATTGCTTGTTTATTATTTTTATTGATTTCCATTTGCTGTTATTCATGAAGCAATTAAAGGTCTTTCTCGCACCATTTAATAATCACAATAATTCTGTTTATGAGCTTAAGCGAGCAACGCTATAGGCAGAGAAATAGCAGCGGAGCGATCGACGGTTGCAGTGGTACTTCGTCTAAAGTTGAAGAATCCTCAAGTTACGTATCCAGCCTGCGACAAAAAAAGTATGGTTTAAGATTAGGGTGCTTCTGGTATGACCCCACCAGCGTTATTTTTAATGTCCTATGACTCAACCTACAATTGAATCCATCCTTCAAGAAAATCGCCTGTTTCCTCCATCAGAGGCATTTTCACAGCAGGCACAAATCAAAAGCCTGGAGGAATATCAGCAGCTTTACGATCGGGCAAAAGCTGACCCCGAAACCTTTTGGGCAGAACTGGCTGATCAAGAACTGCACTGGTTTCAGAAATGGGATAAGGTTCTGGACTGGCAGCCGCCCTTTGCTAAGTGGTTTGTCAATGGCAAGACGAACATTTCCTACAACTGTCTCGATCGCCATCTGACAACCTGGAGACGTAACAAAGCAGCTCTGATCTGGGAAGGCGAGCCCGGTGACTCTCGAACCCTGACCTATGCTCAGTTACACCGTGAAGTTTGTCAGTTTGCCAATGTGCTGAAGCTGCTTGGCGTGAAGAAAGGCGATGTGGTTGGCATCTATATGCCGATGATTCCCGAAGCAGCCATTGCCATGCTTGCCTGTGCCCGGATTGGGGCAACCCATACCGTTGTGTTTGGTGGTTTCAGTGCTGAAGCATTGCGCGATCGACTCAACGATGGCAAAGCAAGATTGGTGATTACATCAGATGGAGGCTGGCGCAAAGATGCGATCGTTCCTTTGAAGGAGCAGGTTGATAAGGCTCTAGCGAATAATGCCGCCCCTTCCGTTGAGAATGTGTTGGTGGTTCAGCGCACTGCCCAGCAAATCCACATGGAACCGGGACGCGATCATTGGTGGCATGATTTACGGCAGGGCATTTCTGCGGATTGTCCGGCAGAACCAATGGATAGTGAGGATATGCTGTTTATCCTTTATACCTCTGGCAGCACCGGAAAACCGAAGGGAGTAGTGCATACAACCGCAGGCTATAATCTCTACACCCACCTGACAACCAAGTGGATCTTTGATCTGCGCGACACAGATGTTTATTGGTGTACAGCAGATGTGGGTTGGATTACAGGACATAGCTACATCGTTTATGGTCCCCTCTCCAATGGGGCAACGACGCTAATGTATGAAGGTGCGCCTCGACCCTCAAATCCTGGCTGCTTCTGGGATGTGATTGAGAAGTATGGCGTCACTATTTTCTATACGGCTCCCACAGCAATTCGCGCCTTTATTAAAACTGGAGAACATTTGCCAAACGCGCGAAATCTCTCTTCACTGCGCCTCCTGGGAACGGTAGGTGAACCGATTAATCCAGAAGCCTGGATGTGGTATCACCGCGTTATTGGGGGCGAACGTTGCCCGATCGTTGATACCTGGTGGCAAACTGAAACGGGTGGCATTATGATTACGGCGCTTCCGGGCGCGATTCCGACAAAGCCTGGATCGGCAACACGTCCGTTCCCCGGTATTTTGGCAGAGGTGGTTGATCTTGAGGGTCATCCTGTTCCAGCTAATGAAGGGGGCTATCTGGCAGTGAAATATCCCTGGCCTGGCATGATGCGAACGGTGTATGGTGATCCCGATCGCTTCCGACGAACCTACTGGGAGCATATTGCACCGATTGATGGGCAATACCTCTACTTTGCTGGAGATGGCGCAAGACAAGATGAAGACGGCTATTTCTGGGTGATGGGTCGCGTCGATGATGTGATCAACGTTGCTGGACATCGCCTGGGAACAATGGAAATTGAGTCGGCACTGGTGTCTCATCCTGCGGTTGCGGAAGCAGCGGTTGTGGGCAAACCAGATGAACTGAAGGGAAGTGATGTGGTTGCGTTTGTAACACTTGAAGGCTCATTTACGCCCAGCAAAGAGCTAGAAGCAGAACTGAAGAAGCACGTCGTCAGCGAGATTGGGGCGATCGCTCGTCCTGGGGAAATTCGCTTTAGTGATGCATTACCCAAAACCCGATCGGGTAAGATTATGCGGCGATTGTTACGGTCACTTGCAGCAGGAGAAGAAGTTTCGGGCGATACTTCAACACTAGAAGATCGATCGGTGTTGGATAAGCTCCGCAGCGGCTCATAAGCTTCTAGATTTTAGTTAACTCGTTCTTCGCTCCTGAATCCCCCAAAACTCTGGGGGAATTTTTTATGTTTCTTGTCCCGCGCCTATTTCTTGCTGTAGTGATATGATTCAATGCCATGAATTAAAACTTCAATTCGATCGTTCTGCACCTTCACCTTCCGGGGAGAATAAGTTTCTGTGTTCAGGTCTGCCTGGGTGGGTTTCAGGGCTCGATAAGATTTCACAAATTCTGCTTCGGCGTTAATGCCTGCATCGGGATAACGGTTTTGCCTTAAAGCAGGAAAGTCCTGCCATAAACCATAAATGTTGCCATTGGTGACTGCCTGGATTCGATCGGTGAAATAGCGGCTGAGAACTGGATCAACGATCGATCTTAACTCTGGATTAATTTCGCTAAATCCCTTCGTAAATTCAGATAGACTTTCAGGTTGATGCCGTTCAGTATCAGTCAGGACATCAGTTTTAACCAGTTGCCATTTTCCCTGATATTGTTTCAAAAATAATTTAAGATAAATTTCGTGACTTGAGGACTGAAACTGTGTGACCTGAGTAGCTGAAGATGAATCAGCAAGCAGGAGACGATCGAGAACAAGATATCCACCCCAAGACAATAGCAAGGTGGATACAATCAGGATTAATTTTCGGAGCATTGTCAGGCACTCCAATGAATGGAGACTATTTACTGCAATTGAAATGCAATTGATCAGTAACGATGATCTGTACAAGAATGACTGACCGAAAAACAAAAAGGTTTCGCCGACAACAGATCAAAGTGCCCAGACAAGAATTACTTTCGCTTAAGCAACAAGGGGCTGACAAATCTCATCTGCCAGTGCCAGTTCTTCAGTCGCGATCGTCTGAATTGCCTGCTGCACGACAGCTTCTGGATTTGAGCCTCGTTCAATTTGCTTCAGCCATCGTTGAGCTTCGTTGCCCTCACGCAATAGCTTTTTGAGCGGCATCAGGAAGCAGCTAAAGCCCTGTTTTTTTGCCGTCTCCCAAACTTCTTGATAGAGTTCTTCAATCCAGGTTCTCGCTAAAATTTTGCGGCCATCTTTCCAGTGTCGCAGCTCAGCATCCAAGCTGAATTTTGCTGCCTGTATTTCGTTCTCATCGGTAAGGGCAATGAGGGCTTCGGCGCGATCGTCTGCGGGTAAGGTACTCGAAACCAGTGGGTCAAGACTTGGATCAGCAATCAGTTGCAGCAAGCGCGCTTCCAGTAATGCGGTGATTGCCAATAGTGCGATCGGATCACTCACCAGATCACAAATTCGCAGCTCCAGACGGTTGAGACTGTAGGGACGACGATCGCCATTCGGACGCACCGAACTCCAGAGATGGCGAACATTTTGCATCGTTCCTTTGACCAATTGTTCTTCCGTCCAGCGAATATAGTGAGCATGGCTGTCAAACAAGGGCACATGCGCCGGAGTTTTTGGAAAGAGGCCCCACCGAGTTGAGTGAAACCCAGTGAGTTGTCCATCGAGAAACGGAGAAGAAGCACTCATCGCCAGGTAAAGGGGAGCTTCTAGCCGCACCAGACGGCAGGCACGCATCAAAGTTTCTGGATCACTGATGCCAACGTTGATATGAATGCTGGCTGTAACAACCGTTGTGCCGTAGGTCTGTTCAATATAGGTGTGATAAGGGTTGCCCGGATCAGACCGATAAAACCGATCGCCTCCACCTAGCGCCAGCGTACTGCCCGGAAGCAGCGTATAGTTGCCTAGCTGTTGGAGATAAGCTCGCAGCTGCCGTCGAGGGCGCACCAGGTCACAGAGGAGCCGCTCATAGCGATATAAGGGAGCCGTTGTATACTCAACGTTACGACTATCTGGCTCACGCACAAAACCTTGCAGTGCAGCCACAATTTTGTCAGAAAGACCAACAACTGCTCCTTCCGGCGTGCCTGTATACATCTCGACTTCAAAGCCTTTCGATAGCATTGCGCCTGCCTCTGCTGAACTGCATTCTGATTGCACTCTGATATTAGTATCGATGAAATGGGGACGATCGCATCCTTCCACTGGGTAGTGTTGGGAAGGTGGAGAAGGATTAGCGGGATGAGGAGGTCGCGGGAATGGAGGGATGCTGTAAGAGTGTCCAGAGATGTTTAGCGGTGAAGTCATCTACAACCAGCGTAGCGCCAAGCTGATAGAGCCTTTGCGGGTCGTGAGTTGAGGCAATCCCAACGGTCGGAATTCCGGCAGCAACAGCAGAGCGAATTCCCGATGGCGAGTCTTCAAAGGCGATCGCTTCTTCGGCAGTAATATTGAGATGATCGAGCGCAGCCAGATAAGGCATGGGGTCAGGTTTGCCCAACGGCAGTTCATCGCCCAGAATGACCAGCGGAAATACTTCTTCCAGGTGGAGCACCCGCAGCATAAACTCTACGTTCTCGACCGGGGCATTGGTGACGATCGCTCGCTGTAACTGCTGCTCATCTGCCCATTTCAAGACTTCTAACAGTCCGGGCATGGGCGTGAGCGATTCTACCTGTGTCCGAAACATGGCTTCCTTTTGGGCGCTCAGTTCATTTCCGGCTTCTGGCGAAAGCTGGGGCAGAACATCCTGCACAATTTCGATATTGCGTCTGCCGCTAAAATGAGTCCGGTAAAGACTGCGATCGATGGAAACACCAAACGTCTGGAGGATTTCCTGCCAGTTCTGAAAATGAACCGGATCAGTATTTGCGAGTGTTCCATCGAGGTCAAATAAAAGTGCCTTTAACATGAATTCCCCTATGTGGAGGTGGCGCAGTCTTTAGAAGGTTGAGCCATTCCAGCCCCACATCGCGCCTTTTGCATCAGCGAATTCGATGTAAGTGCGGTTTATCGGAACACCCAGTGCTTGCTCGATCGTCCGACAAAAATCCTGACTCATCGCTTTTGTCTGGGTTGGAGTCATTGCCCCAACACTCTTAATCTCAATGTAGCAAACCGAGTCAGTTGTTCCGGCAAAGGTCATCGCAATATTTGGTTCAAGAGCCGTCATCACATAAGACTCAGGCTTGCCCAGATGCTCTGCTAAACTCGCAGACAGTTGTTTGAGCAGTGTTTCAACTTGGCTTTTATCTGGGACAGCGATCGAAGTTTGGACTTTGATTAAAGGCATTGACTCAAGGCTAGGGGTTTAAGGATTCGGGTAAGCCGGAACTGGGAGGGGGACAAGCCAATTTCTAGCATGTTTCTAGCAATTGCTGATAAACAGACGATCGGCAAGGTTTGCAAGCTCAAAAATCGCTGATTCTGGCTTACTCCTCGTCCTTACGCCTCAGCTTTTCCCCCTTTCTACATGGACTATCCAATTATCCGCCGTACTGCCAACCTGTACTTTCCAACAGCAGCGGATCGCCTTCTCGATGAACGCCTGAGGCGATGACTTCACCCACGAAAACAGTGTGATCACCTTGTGCAACAGAGCCAACAACGCGACATTCAACGTAGCCGAGCGTATCAGAAATAATGGGGCAACCCGTTTCGCCTAGGTAAAATTCAACATCTTCAAACTTGTTGCCGACCCGTCGCTGAGGTTTAAAGAATTTTTGTGCTAGATCTTTCTGTCCTGCCTCCAGGATGCTCAAGGCAAAAACCTGGCTCGATTGAATCATGCTGTGCGACTTGGAATCTTGCTTAACGCAGTTCACAACTAGAGGTGGTTGAAACGATGCCTGCATTACCCAGCTTGCGGTAAAGCCGTTTACATCTTCTCCCTCTTTAACCCCACAGATATAAAGTCCATGTGGGATTTTCCGCAGCATTGTTTTTTTGGCTTGTTCGTCTAGCAAGGTTGATTTATCCCCTTCGCCCTACAGTGTTACAGTCTATAACATTTGCCATCGACAATCAGCGATCGATTTGGAGATTGCCGAACCCCCGTGCTCATCCGCTGACCTGGCTCGCCAACTTGGTAGTTTATTTAACCGTCTTTGCTTCCCGACTCAGCAGCGCCACACTCATCGTCACAATCAAAACCCCAAAAACTTGTAGACCAT
The DNA window shown above is from Trichocoleus sp. and carries:
- a CDS encoding thioredoxin family protein, which codes for MTIWLMSLAVIKFSSEDCGLCHKMSFYDQKVAEELGLSFVDVKMQDTATYRKYRKILLTQYPDKAEMGWPTYLICEAPEAEFKILGEVKGAHPKGEFRTKLQEVVAQGNS
- a CDS encoding single-stranded DNA-binding protein, producing MASTGLNKWIVSGNLAADAQMKTVELRNGEKAKLAEATLYVRKTRSRDESFTVKLSIWEKSYAWRKLPYLKKGSLIICTGSVEPNPYMSSNGNAPRAGLEMTVLDVDLDIVRGLDDEETNGDELDIKNGMNEAINSETQALTPISK
- a CDS encoding glycosyltransferase; translation: MTRILILYSSLGSGHVSAAKALKKAFLNFPEVEVLIEDALTYASTVYRSAITQLYEQLSEKAPLLYKAFYEGSDVNDLERSLDSNLTWARLERPFFRKLGRFVRKANPDVVVCVQQIPSRLLQLLDKEDEVSKPQYVVITDTIAHSTWINYGVNGYFLPNDLSANFLIQRGVDSDLLHVTGIPITLESAKPKSTSEVRSRYHLPIDQSVITLFGGGLNPRRVRAMLSNLLEFSGAGVIILAAGRNADLLDAVVDLDSTPTTVLRKLGTIDYVDDLIVASDLIITKAGGLITSEILARGTPMVIVDPIPGQEEQNADVIAAAGAGVQLRLLEMVTPAVQYLLNHPERLAEMKQAGLAIGQPRAALNIAEYVLNNWQFHCIPKDSNRLKPYAD
- a CDS encoding family 1 glycosylhydrolase codes for the protein MQTSFQSTDSFLWGVATSGYQSEGGYNGSGQPQNNWSWSEAKGSVMRTGSATEFWTRYQEDFQLCQQLGLNAFRLGLEWARIQPCTDPQSRTAPPFDWNALDAYADRIAACRRAGLEPVVTLHHFTHPAWLGLDAWLSEETIDPFVEYVRVTVTRVNRRLTAHHQLPPIHWYITINEPNILVSNTYLNRQFPGSAIGFGAALKAYNHMLTAHVRAYNCIHDLYEAEGWTAPRVSLNTYCNDLYWSEKVIWDLLDLRQHSVKLRNLKDYISDKARQLEAALKQAMLPFRHDLPYQLGRLAHWSSNRLGYRLFNIQQFNLFLQELEFSPRPQVFDYVAIDYYDPFIAHIFRLPSFSDFEFKTKDPRAWAMSGITSKWWDWRSLPEGLHFFCKYYSEDLGNAPVLIGENGMALRRKPDNSIATHRTDQLRRSEFLEAHVQQVRRLLRESVPMVGYLHWSLTDNYEWGSYTPRFGLFSIDFTQNSDRLAEDHLGDRPSKTYARLIQEFRADHANSQIAP
- a CDS encoding glycosyltransferase, coding for MGWPRVSVIIPSYNCDRYLGQAIDSVLHQTFTDYEVIVIDDGSTDNTAAVLEHYGDRIRAVRQKNQGVALARNHGIGLAQGEWIAFLDADDFFFPDKLAAQIAVVEAEPTLGIVHSGWQRVDAEGNVLMTVEPWQQIPKLTLESWLRWKPVLPSAMLFRREWLVQSGGFDARFPPAEDTELVLRLARLGCESAWLPQVTVGYRQHPGSAMHKGLPQAKSLAAVIEDFFAQPDLPESIRLQENSVRYHTLVWIAWYLHYTGHPNEMVMFLQQAWHKSPYPLMEAIVHWADSFTAFSQSWGHLFDAEVLARSAEWQDLVRWLWQQSSIRGQKS
- a CDS encoding GAF domain-containing protein, with the translated sequence MQNRFNRNMVPEAKTFDQGLRKLIGRLSQSLERDTLVQQTTSYLRETLKVDRVVLYYFYRQWKGRVTFESLSDPKYSVYGETGPDECFNGDYARMYFEGRVRAIPDIEVEPIAECHRDFLRGMNVRANLVVPVLIGNSDNSKRLWGLLVAHHCQDKKDWTEADIQAMQKGAVTLAISPAITNLN
- a CDS encoding CIA30 family protein is translated as MSQPTRSTWDAGRFLQTLTYFETIPVVSWLQKMFSGSTPPVPPQPQAGILFDFSQPTASLHQVWGALDDVVMGGVSASSLQYQEGFVLFTGNVSTANSGGFASIRTRNFEPPLNLAGYSGLLLRVQGDGQRYKFLIRDDDSWDSIAYSYSFDTTANQEIMVQIPFAATIPVFRAKTLNPARPLDLTHIRSLQMMLSKFEYDGGLNPHFSPGEFCLRVKTIGVY